One Mycobacteroides abscessus ATCC 19977 genomic window carries:
- a CDS encoding thioesterase family protein encodes MTLDLTGCYYRRLDADGEFQVFESTELTASGWGPNLQHGSPPMALLLKAIEELPEPRENLRIGRVALDILGPVPLEPVRVRAWIERPGRRIALAVAEMEARANGGYRAVARASAWLLATSVTADKASDRFPPLPEYPAGPTPQAFGFEGSNYSKSVDFQWFTVPNGEPQVAWMRPHVHIVDTEPTTPWQRLASVIDSANGIGAVLNPLRFVYMNTDTVMHVHRIPQGDEFGVRARMSVGPDGVGVTTAEIFDRQGHIGSSAQTVLVQRR; translated from the coding sequence ATGACCTTGGACCTGACGGGCTGTTACTACCGGCGTCTGGATGCCGACGGCGAATTTCAGGTGTTCGAGTCGACCGAACTCACCGCCAGCGGCTGGGGGCCTAACCTGCAACACGGCTCGCCCCCGATGGCGCTGCTGCTCAAGGCCATCGAGGAGCTGCCCGAGCCGCGTGAAAACCTGCGAATCGGCAGAGTCGCACTGGATATCTTGGGCCCGGTGCCACTGGAGCCGGTACGCGTGCGGGCCTGGATCGAACGGCCGGGCCGGCGGATCGCGCTCGCAGTCGCCGAGATGGAGGCACGTGCGAACGGCGGATACCGCGCGGTCGCGCGGGCCAGCGCCTGGTTATTGGCAACCTCCGTGACGGCCGACAAGGCCAGTGATCGATTCCCGCCACTGCCCGAATATCCGGCGGGCCCGACGCCTCAAGCCTTCGGATTCGAGGGCTCCAATTATTCGAAATCGGTTGATTTCCAGTGGTTTACGGTGCCAAACGGGGAACCGCAGGTGGCCTGGATGCGGCCGCACGTCCACATCGTAGATACCGAACCCACCACGCCGTGGCAGCGGCTGGCCTCCGTTATCGACTCGGCCAATGGCATCGGCGCGGTGCTGAACCCGCTGCGATTTGTCTACATGAACACCGACACCGTGATGCACGTGCACCGGATCCCACAGGGCGACGAGTTCGGTGTCCGCGCCCGCATGTCGGTTGGTCCGGACGGAGTGGGCGTCACCACCGCGGAAATCTTCGACCGCCAGGGGCATATCGGTTCCAGCGCGCAGACCGTGCTGGTTCAGCGGCGTTAA
- a CDS encoding RecB family exonuclease, which translates to MSETTRDRPVRRPALSPSRASDFKQCPLLYRLRAIDRLPEPPSAAQARGSLVHAALEDLYTRPAAEREYATAAGLVEPAWERLVESNPELAEVVEAERLPRFFDEARDLLSGYYRLEDPTRFDPDSCEERVEVELADGTMLRGFIDRIDIAPGGAMRLVDYKTGRAPRALFEAKALFQMKFYAVALYRTRGVVPRRLRLLYLSDGEVLDYAPDEAELLKFEKTLMAIWRAIQNIGTTGDFRPNPSRLCDWCAHQSLCPAFGGTPPPYPGWPADYGVADADIEDTATSISGDAA; encoded by the coding sequence ATGAGTGAGACCACGCGAGACCGGCCGGTGCGCCGGCCCGCGCTGTCTCCTTCGCGTGCCAGCGACTTCAAACAGTGCCCGCTGCTGTATCGGCTCCGCGCGATCGATCGGCTCCCCGAACCACCCTCGGCCGCACAGGCCCGCGGCAGCCTGGTGCACGCCGCCCTGGAGGACCTGTACACACGGCCCGCCGCCGAACGCGAGTACGCCACCGCTGCCGGACTGGTGGAACCTGCCTGGGAACGCCTGGTGGAATCGAACCCCGAGCTGGCCGAGGTGGTCGAGGCCGAGCGCCTTCCCCGATTCTTCGACGAGGCACGGGACCTGTTGTCGGGCTACTACCGGCTCGAAGACCCGACCCGATTCGATCCCGATAGTTGCGAGGAACGCGTCGAGGTCGAGCTCGCCGACGGAACCATGCTGCGCGGTTTCATCGACCGCATCGACATCGCGCCCGGCGGTGCGATGCGACTCGTCGACTACAAGACCGGACGCGCACCGCGCGCCTTGTTCGAAGCCAAGGCGCTTTTTCAGATGAAGTTCTATGCCGTCGCCCTGTACCGCACCCGCGGCGTGGTTCCCCGGCGGCTCCGCCTGCTGTACCTGTCTGATGGCGAGGTGCTCGACTACGCCCCCGATGAAGCCGAGCTACTCAAGTTCGAGAAGACGTTGATGGCGATCTGGCGAGCGATTCAGAACATCGGCACCACAGGCGATTTCCGGCCCAATCCGTCCCGGCTGTGCGATTGGTGCGCCCACCAATCGCTGTGTCCGGCGTTCGGCGGCACACCGCCGCCCTACCCGGGATGGCCTGCAGATTACGGTGTCGCCGACGCTGATATCGAAGACACTGCGACCTCAATCTCGGGAGATGCCGCATGA